The Trichoderma asperellum chromosome 6, complete sequence region TCCTGCATGGACATAGATAAGCTGTGAGAAAGAACGAGATCACTACCATCGCTTCTCCTGCTTGAGTctctatatttttaaatccaATCACCAAAAACTTGCCCCATACCATATCAAAGTCCAATAATGCTCAAATTGTTACCTGTAGTTGCTTTTTTATCTCAGGCAGCCTACGCGAATTTGAGAGAGAGTCTTCGCTGGCTGCTCTTTTGAACACTTGCATTCCCGCAGCTGTTACGTGTAATTGGCAATTATCTAGCCTAGAGTGTCCTCCCGCAGGCTGGGCTTTGACTGGGACACACTGAAAATACGAGGGGATTTCCATGTAGGTATCATTTACCCAAACTCCCGCTCAGTCGTAAGACGAAATATGAATCGCCCAAAGCCCCATCTATGGCTAGAACCATTGAAGCCACAGCACCTAAATCCATAAAGGAACCACACTTAGTGTTGTTTGTCTTCATGTTCTTTTATACCCGCCTCAGGGACCAATTCTTCATGTATCACATCAGCTATCTCTAGTTTTTCTCTATTATCCTCCTCCCCTGCCTCGACGGCGTCAACTTCGCCGAATATGGTATCCATGCGCTCCAGAGATACCCCTTGGTCTCTGGGAGAATAAATATCACGCTTAGCTGGACGCGCATGTTAGCCTCGGCGCATCTTCTAATGAGAGAGCGAACGGGGTTGTGGTTTCATACCAGACAAAGGGTGTTAAGACCTAGTAAGAGCCAATAACTTCTCCCGCCAACCTCGTTATTAAACTTCGGCCAGGGTTGGGTGATTGCTAGGAGACAAGCCGTCTGTCCAAGCAGAGAAATGCCAAACGCCTTGTCTCGCACTTCTTGTGGAAAGATTTCCGACGCGATAGCAGGAGGGATTGGACCATTTGACCAACAGTATGTCATACCAACGATGAAGAGACACACAACCTCCATGACAGCCGCCGGCTTGTTATCGTTATGAGGGAATGCCGTCGTCAGGCTAGACATGATGAGTAACGCTAGTACTTGGATTGAAAATCCCGCAATTAGCAGTGTCTTCCTACCGAATCGGTCTACAGTTGCGGTATTAATGAGCACGATGAAGAGTTGCAAAACTGCCTGAACGCCGTTGATGGCCAACGCCTGGTGGCCTTTGTCCCAGCCCAGTGATTTATAAATCTGGCATAAGATTAGCAAATCAGACCTCCTAGTTTCACCAGTGATTGGACCAAATTGAGGACATACTATCGCAGCATACATTGTCAAAGCTGCAATACCCCCGGCTTGCTGAAGCGCGGTGGCATAGAAACCGTACAGGAGGCGTTTTCTCAGAGCTGCTGAGGTGAAGAGTCGGGTATAGCCAGATTTGAAGCGTTTCCGATAGAGGTATGACGCCATGAGCTCGTGGTACTCTTCCCGCACATGATGGGAGTCTGGAGTTCCCATACGGAGTTTGCACAGAATATTCATTACACGATCTGTTTCTTCCGGATGCATTTCTAGTATCCATCGCGGTGATTCGGGGTACCAGAAAGatatgaagatgaaggcaaGACCAATTGGAATTTGAATCAAATTTGAAACACGCCAGGCAACGTTGAATGGATGGTCATAGAAGGACATGCCGTAGCCGGCCCAAAACGCGATTAGGGTTCCTAGCTGATAGCCAAATTGTGTGACTGTGCCGACAAAACTTCCTCTCAGCGTTTTGGGAGAGCATTCTGCGACTGTGTATTTTTGTAAGCTCCTAAAATTGGA contains the following coding sequences:
- a CDS encoding uncharacterized protein (TransMembrane:12 (i14-41o61-79i86-104o110-133i145-166o178-200i269-293o305-323i335-354o366-384i405-424o436-454i)~EggNog:ENOG41), whose translation is MGFLKTFLPPGDRYAALLLYGMVLSTCFNGYDAGIMTVILADNQFVEYYSVDANRSGIIASIPWAATGVAQLFIGGTLAGYLGRLWALRISIVIMIIGVILQVVPNTFGVLILGRLLSGLGFGCVYIATSLYVAECSPKTLRGSFVGTVTQFGYQLGTLIAFWAGYGMSFYDHPFNVAWRVSNLIQIPIGLAFIFISFWYPESPRWILEMHPEETDRVMNILCKLRMGTPDSHHVREEYHELMASYLYRKRFKSGYTRLFTSAALRKRLLYGFYATALQQAGGIAALTMYAAIIYKSLGWDKGHQALAINGVQAVLQLFIVLINTATVDRFGRKTLLIAGFSIQVLALLIMSSLTTAFPHNDNKPAAVMEVVCLFIVGMTYCWSNGPIPPAIASEIFPQEVRDKAFGISLLGQTACLLAITQPWPKFNNEVGGRSYWLLLGLNTLCLLSVIFILPETKGYLWSAWIPYSAKLTPSRQGRRIIEKN